The Thermoplasmatales archaeon nucleotide sequence AATACTGGGAATATGGAAATTATAAAAGCTGCATGAATTATAGATATGTGTTTAAGCTTGTTGATTATTCCGATGGAACCCATGGAAAAAATGATTATGATGACTGGGGAAATTTGGATTTGGAGAGATTTAACGGGGAATGGTGGTAATGAAAAAATGGGTTTTTATTCCCGCCATATTGCTTTTAATCCTTTTTGGATGCCTGGGTGAGAAAAATCCGCCTGTAGTTGAAATAAAAATTGATGGAAAGCAAGGTGAAGCGGGCTGGTTTATTAGCGATGTAAGGTTATCAATAAATGCGTATGATAATGAAAGCGGGATAAAAGAAATAAAATATAGAATAAATGGCGAGCAATGGCGGGAATATGTAGGAATTCCTTACAGTATTAATCAAGATGGCTATTATCTTGTTGAATATATTGCTGTTGATGGAAAAAATAATGAAGCAAGAGGAAATTTAACAATAAAAATAGATAGGACAAAGCCGAGCATTAATTTTGAAAATTTTGAAAAAGGATACATATATTTCAGGGGTAAAAAAATACTGACGCCTAGGATACCCCATGATACAATGATAATAGGTGGATATAATATAATAGCCAGCTCGAATGATAGTACTTCTGGGGTTAAAAAAGTTGAATTTTATATGGGAGAAAATTTAGCATTGGAAAAATACGAGCCTCCATATGAGTGGGAAATAAATAGAGGTATAGGAGTTTATAATATAACCGCAATAGCATATGATAATGCGGGAAATAAAAATGAAATTATGGTAGAAGAAGTGCAATTGATAAATATATTCGGGAGATAAATCTATGTAACTATATCTTCCAGCTTATCATTTTCAATTGCCATTTTAATTTCAAGAGCAATTCTCCTTCCAGTTGACATATTGCTTCTCCATAACGAATTTCCATAAGGATGACCAATTGCCATATGTATATTTGTTCCTCCTCCAATGCGAGGTGCTACATCATATATATAAAAATTCAAATCTTTGTCAACACATGTCTGCAAGCAGAAGGGGCCGATTATTCCATCATAATATTTTTTGCAAGCTTCCACAAATTTCTCACCGAGCATAAAAGCTTTTTCAAGCAACGACTCTCGCAGGGTTGCGCTGTTATGCCCGCATACAGTATATTCAGGTATTCTTTGCTTTTCTGACAGGCTTAGCTGTTGCTCCGCGGGCAAGCGAACATGCCCGTCTAAACTTGTTTCGAAACGCCAATCTATGCCAAGCAATTCAATTTGCTCCAGCAAGGGAGAATAGAAGAAATCAAGATTAAATACTGGCCCTATTATATATCTCTCTATTCTTGCTTTTTCTAAATCCTCTCTATTTATCACTCCTTGATTTATAAGCGCTTCAGATTTTTCTTTATATTCTTTATAGGAAGAGCAAGTGAAAAAACCTCTCTCAAGTTTTTTAACTCCGTGATGAAGCTTTACTATGCATAGCTCATCTATATCTCTTGCATCTTCTATCTTCTCCGGAAAGGACAATCCACATTTTTCAAGAAGCCAGTAATAATTCTTTTCCTCCTCTCTTTCCTCTATTCTTAAAAGTTTTCTTGAGCCAAAAAGAGGAATGAAGAAATTATTCTCAATTTCATCAATTTTGCAATAGGAAGTGAATGACCTATTTGGAACAAAAACCGCATTCCTTTCTTTTAACTTTTTTTGATTTTCCTCATTTATTATATAGCTGAATTTTTCCAGATTAATTACTTCATCCACTATACCAATTTCTCTTTTACCGATTTTCCTGCTCTTAAAATAGATACTATATGTTTTATCTCTTCCTTTCTGGCAGATGGCTATTGTTTTAAAATTCTCTTCTTTTGCGCCATCAAAAACGTCCAAAGCGGAGTGAGATGCTATAGCGGATATACTTATATTTTCAAGATCATATTCTTTTAAAATTTCAATTATTTGGCTTTTCTCAATCATGAAGTTAAACACATTACATATTTTAATTTAATCGCTTGTAAAAAGCAAAAATTATATTTTTGAATATTGTATAATAACTAATGCCTTTTAGCAAATCAAAGCAGATGGAATTTCCTCGCGAGGTTGTTGTGGGACACGATGTAATGGAAGAGATAAATGATTTATGCAGTAGAGTAAGGGTTAAAGAAAAAGGTCTAATTGTAACAGGAAATATAACGAAAAAAATTGCGGGAGATAAAATCTATTCCTTACTAAATAAGAATTATGAAATAAGTACAATTTCTGTTGAAAAATCTACAATGAGTGAGGTGAGAAAAGTACAGAGATTTTCAAAAAAAAATGAAATTGAATTTATGGTGGCGGTTGGCGGGGGGAGTGTTATAGATGTTACAAAACTTGCTTCCTATAAATGTGATCTGCCTTTTATAAGTGTTCCAACCGCAGCATCTCATGATGGAATTGCATCTCCTATGGCATCAATAAAGGAAAATGGAATATCTTTATCGAAAGAGGCATCGTCCCCAATCGCTGTACTTGCGGATACTTCAATAATCTCTAAAGCACCCTACCGAATGCTTGCCTCAGGGTGTGCGGATGTTTTATCCAATTTAACCGCAATACTCGACTGGAAGTTAGCGGAGAGGGTTAAAGGGGAGTATTATAGCTCTTTTGCATCCGCCTTGGCTGAGACAGCAGCAAAATCAATAATTCACAATGCAAATATTATAAAGCCAGGTATAGAGGAAGGAGTATGGGTAGCGGTGAAATCAATGATTGTTTCTGGAGTTGCAATGAGTGTTGCAAACTCATCTCGTCCCGCAAGCGGAGCGGAGCACATGTTCTCTCATGCGCTGGATAAAATTTCGTCTGGCAAGGGTTTGCATGGTGAAAAATGTGGAATTGGAGCAATAATGATGATGTACCTTCATGGAGGAGATTGGGAGAGAATAAGAGATACATTGAAGGAAATAGGCGCACCAACAACCGCCAAAGAAATAGGACTTCATAGAAAGGATGTTATAAAAGCTCTTACAATTGCTCATAAAATAAGACCGAATAGATATACTATTCTTGGAACAGATGGAATTACAAAAGATGCTGCTGAAAAAATTGTTAGAATAACGGGGGTGGTATGATGGTTGTAACACTTGTTGGGGTAAAGATGGCAAAGGAAGGAAATGAGTTTATATATTATGGAACAACAAATACTTGCAAGAATTGCAAACTAAAAACGGTTTGCTCAAATCTTGAAGAAGGAAGGATTTATAAAATACTGAGGATAAGAGAAAAAAAGCATGATTGCCCATTGCATGAAGGAGGCGTTATTGCGGTCGAAGTTGAAAAAATACCTTATGAAGTGAATGTGAAGGATCAAGAAGCGGAAGCTACATCTATAAGCTTCAAACCAACAAGATGCAATGAATTTTCTTGCAATGAATATCAGATCTGCAACTCAAAGATAAAAGAAAAAGAATACAGGATATTAAGAGTTTTAGGAGAAGTTGAATGCGCAAAGGGATATAAACTAAAAAAAGTAGTTATTGATTGATGGGCTCGGAGGGGTTCGAACCCTCGACCTCCTGCTCGTGAAGCAGGCATCATAACCTCTAGACCACGAGCCCATGCGGGCGTGGCGGGATTTGAACCCGCGACCACTGGCTTAGAAGGCCAGTGCCCTATCCTGGCTGGGCCACACGCCCTAAAATGAAAAGCTTTTTGTTTTTAAAATATTTCTTACGATTTATTCATATTGAGCTGCTTCATCAATGTATTCCTTCACTTCTCCATCTTTTATAAAAACAGGGTGGGAGATTATTGTTCTCCTACAGCAATACCTCTTTATATTTAGTTCATCCAAAACTTTTTTTGGGTCCTCACCATTGAGATAGACCCTTTTTTTGTATTCCTCAAATGCGGAGGCAATTACTTTTCCACAGGTAAAGCATCTTACAGGAATAATCATTTTTTCACCTATATGATTTCTGCCTCTTCTTCCTTGCTCCTCTTCCGAGCTGTTTCTTGGGCTCCTTTCTCCTTACATCACTCACCAGAAGTGTTCTGTCATACTGCATGTAAAGGTTTCTCAATTCCTCATCATTAACAAAATCGCAAATTGCTTTTGCTATGGCGGTTCGCACCGCCTCCGCCTGGCTTATTGGGCCTCCCCCACTTACGGTTACATCTATGTTTATTTTATCTTTGTATTTTTCAGCGAGCTGAATTGGCTCTCCTGCAATTTGCTGGAAATATTTTGGATATGCATCCAGAAGGATTTTATTTATTCTTATCACTCCTTTTCCTTTTTCTATGTATGCTCTTGCTATTGCACTTTTTCTTTTCCCGTAAGATATCACTTCGGCCATTTTACACCCAAGTAGCTAGATAATTCTTTTAGGGTTATATAATTTGTTGATTTTTTGAAATTTGTTTTTTCTATTTGTTTATCCGCCAGCTCAGGAGGTAAGCCAATAAATACTTTTAATCTTTTATAAGCTTTTCTACCCTTTGGTTGTTGGTATTTAAGCATTCCTCTTATAGCCCTTTTAACTATCATATGAGGTAATCTCGGGAAATATGGCCCTTTTCTTTTCATTCCCCCTATTTTCCTTTTTTCCATATACCTTCTTATTATCTCTTTTTTATTTCCATTTATTATTGCTTTCTCCGCATTTACAATAAATACTTCCTCTCCCTGCAAAAGCATTTTTGCAACAACAGATGAAAGCCTTCCAAGAGGAGCATCAGTAGCATCTATAACTCGCATTTAACCACCTAAAATTCTTACATTACTTCCTTCTGGATTTTTTTCCGCAATCTCAACTAAGCTATAGCATTTTCCTCCCGCTTCTTCTATCTTCTTTTTTGCTGATTTTGAGAATTTGAGAGCAGCAACCTCAATTTTTCCTGCATCTCCCAACCCAAGAACTTTTCCAGGAACAATTGCTACTTCTCCTTCCCTTAAATTTTTCACAATTTTTCCAACATTTACCTCCGCAAAATTTTTTGATGGCTTCTCTAGCTTCCTTGCTATCACTTCCCATATTCGAGAATTATTTCTTCTAGCAACTTCTCTAAGCATATTTATTGTTTTTATTAGTTGGGGGTTAGTTTTCTTTCTTTTCATTTAGGCAAGTATAATGAACTATTTTATAAGATTTA carries:
- a CDS encoding formate--phosphoribosylaminoimidazolecarboxamide ligase family protein: MIEKSQIIEILKEYDLENISISAIASHSALDVFDGAKEENFKTIAICQKGRDKTYSIYFKSRKIGKREIGIVDEVINLEKFSYIINEENQKKLKERNAVFVPNRSFTSYCKIDEIENNFFIPLFGSRKLLRIEEREEEKNYYWLLEKCGLSFPEKIEDARDIDELCIVKLHHGVKKLERGFFTCSSYKEYKEKSEALINQGVINREDLEKARIERYIIGPVFNLDFFYSPLLEQIELLGIDWRFETSLDGHVRLPAEQQLSLSEKQRIPEYTVCGHNSATLRESLLEKAFMLGEKFVEACKKYYDGIIGPFCLQTCVDKDLNFYIYDVAPRIGGGTNIHMAIGHPYGNSLWRSNMSTGRRIALEIKMAIENDKLEDIVT
- a CDS encoding DNA-directed RNA polymerase subunit N, producing MIIPVRCFTCGKVIASAFEEYKKRVYLNGEDPKKVLDELNIKRYCCRRTIISHPVFIKDGEVKEYIDEAAQYE
- a CDS encoding NAD(P)-dependent glycerol-1-phosphate dehydrogenase is translated as MPFSKSKQMEFPREVVVGHDVMEEINDLCSRVRVKEKGLIVTGNITKKIAGDKIYSLLNKNYEISTISVEKSTMSEVRKVQRFSKKNEIEFMVAVGGGSVIDVTKLASYKCDLPFISVPTAASHDGIASPMASIKENGISLSKEASSPIAVLADTSIISKAPYRMLASGCADVLSNLTAILDWKLAERVKGEYYSSFASALAETAAKSIIHNANIIKPGIEEGVWVAVKSMIVSGVAMSVANSSRPASGAEHMFSHALDKISSGKGLHGEKCGIGAIMMMYLHGGDWERIRDTLKEIGAPTTAKEIGLHRKDVIKALTIAHKIRPNRYTILGTDGITKDAAEKIVRITGVV
- a CDS encoding 50S ribosomal protein L13 translates to MRVIDATDAPLGRLSSVVAKMLLQGEEVFIVNAEKAIINGNKKEIIRRYMEKRKIGGMKRKGPYFPRLPHMIVKRAIRGMLKYQQPKGRKAYKRLKVFIGLPPELADKQIEKTNFKKSTNYITLKELSSYLGVKWPK
- a CDS encoding 30S ribosomal protein S9, which encodes MAEVISYGKRKSAIARAYIEKGKGVIRINKILLDAYPKYFQQIAGEPIQLAEKYKDKINIDVTVSGGGPISQAEAVRTAIAKAICDFVNDEELRNLYMQYDRTLLVSDVRRKEPKKQLGRGARKKRQKSYR
- a CDS encoding Ig-like domain-containing protein, which gives rise to MKKWVFIPAILLLILFGCLGEKNPPVVEIKIDGKQGEAGWFISDVRLSINAYDNESGIKEIKYRINGEQWREYVGIPYSINQDGYYLVEYIAVDGKNNEARGNLTIKIDRTKPSINFENFEKGYIYFRGKKILTPRIPHDTMIIGGYNIIASSNDSTSGVKKVEFYMGENLALEKYEPPYEWEINRGIGVYNITAIAYDNAGNKNEIMVEEVQLINIFGR
- a CDS encoding UPF0179 family protein, with translation MMVVTLVGVKMAKEGNEFIYYGTTNTCKNCKLKTVCSNLEEGRIYKILRIREKKHDCPLHEGGVIAVEVEKIPYEVNVKDQEAEATSISFKPTRCNEFSCNEYQICNSKIKEKEYRILRVLGEVECAKGYKLKKVVID
- a CDS encoding 50S ribosomal protein L18e; the encoded protein is MKRKKTNPQLIKTINMLREVARRNNSRIWEVIARKLEKPSKNFAEVNVGKIVKNLREGEVAIVPGKVLGLGDAGKIEVAALKFSKSAKKKIEEAGGKCYSLVEIAEKNPEGSNVRILGG